A single window of Streptomyces aquilus DNA harbors:
- a CDS encoding DUF5336 domain-containing protein, producing MVIGAAVLLFIASFLNLYTVKGYDLDVTAWDNLGNGLGTYMGGVIGAALIVVNRLLPQPRKVAGLDLGTVGAAFTVLTAWSLFWALVDVGDGASAAAGLILGFIAALVLAAAAVATPLLPALKGALLPAPGPAAPQPYGAQPPGGYGYPGAGAPQPGQPYGGQPQPTAPFNAGQPQPQPGQPAPAASDFSPFWFAVPVPRPLFAEDGSQTPIAELAPGTWYLAVEQRGPALVAQTQDGRRGVLQDTSGIQRG from the coding sequence GTGGTGATCGGAGCAGCGGTGTTGCTGTTCATCGCGTCGTTCCTCAACCTCTACACCGTCAAGGGCTACGACCTCGACGTAACTGCGTGGGACAACCTGGGCAACGGCCTCGGCACTTACATGGGCGGTGTCATCGGTGCCGCCCTGATCGTCGTCAACCGTCTTCTGCCGCAGCCGCGCAAGGTTGCCGGCCTGGACCTCGGGACGGTCGGCGCGGCGTTCACCGTGCTCACCGCCTGGAGCCTGTTCTGGGCCCTCGTGGATGTCGGTGACGGCGCCAGCGCTGCCGCCGGTCTCATCCTCGGCTTCATCGCCGCTCTGGTCCTGGCCGCTGCGGCCGTCGCCACCCCGTTGCTCCCCGCCCTCAAGGGCGCCCTCCTCCCCGCCCCCGGCCCCGCCGCCCCCCAGCCCTACGGCGCCCAGCCCCCCGGCGGCTACGGCTACCCCGGTGCCGGTGCCCCGCAGCCCGGTCAGCCCTACGGTGGTCAGCCGCAACCGACGGCTCCGTTCAACGCCGGTCAGCCGCAGCCGCAGCCGGGGCAGCCCGCGCCGGCCGCGTCGGACTTCTCCCCGTTCTGGTTCGCCGTCCCCGTCCCGCGCCCCCTCTTCGCCGAGGACGGCTCGCAGACGCCGATCGCCGAACTGGCGCCGGGCACCTGGTACCTGGCCGTCGAGCAGCGCGGCCCGGCCCTCGTCGCCCAGACGCAGGACGGCCGTCGCGGCGTCCTTCAGGACACCTCGGGCATCCAGCGCGGCTGA
- a CDS encoding glycosyltransferase family 4 protein encodes MTAEASQAGSQEDPAADGERPLNIALLTYKGNPFCGGQGVYVRHLSRELARLGHRVEVIGSQPYPVLDPGLEDRLSLTELPSLDLYRSPDPFRTPKRDEYRDWIDALEVGTMWTGGFPEPLTFSLRARRHLRARRGEFDVVHDNQTLGYGLLGDVGAPLVTTIHHPITVDRQLELDAAEGWKRRYSVRRWYAFTRMQKRVARRLPSVLTVSGTSRQEIVDHLGVRDDRIHVVHIGADTDLFKPDASVRRVPGRIVTTSSADVPLKGLIYLVEALAKVRVEHPDAHLVVVGKRAEDGPVAQAIERYGLEGAVDFVKGITDAELVDLVRSAEIACVPSLYEGFSLPAAEAMATGTPLLATTGGAIPEVAGPDGETCLAVPPGDAGALAAGLGRLLSDPELRARLGAAGRERVLAKFTWARAAEGTVARYRDAMGRSATPLPGRSAASVTVTGISSESRATC; translated from the coding sequence GTGACCGCTGAGGCCAGTCAGGCGGGGTCCCAGGAGGACCCGGCCGCGGACGGCGAGCGACCGCTCAACATCGCACTCCTCACCTATAAGGGAAACCCGTTCTGCGGCGGCCAGGGCGTCTACGTCCGCCACCTCTCCCGCGAACTGGCCCGCCTCGGCCACCGCGTCGAGGTCATCGGCTCCCAGCCGTACCCGGTCCTGGACCCGGGACTGGAGGACCGGCTGTCCCTCACGGAGCTGCCGAGCCTCGACCTCTACCGCTCCCCGGACCCCTTCCGCACCCCGAAGCGCGACGAGTACCGCGACTGGATCGACGCCCTCGAGGTCGGCACCATGTGGACCGGCGGCTTCCCCGAGCCCCTCACCTTCTCGCTCCGCGCCCGCCGCCATCTGCGCGCAAGACGCGGCGAGTTCGACGTCGTCCACGACAACCAGACGCTCGGATACGGCCTGCTGGGCGACGTCGGCGCCCCCCTGGTCACCACCATCCACCACCCCATCACCGTGGACCGGCAGTTGGAGCTGGACGCGGCCGAGGGCTGGAAGCGCCGCTACTCGGTCCGCCGCTGGTACGCCTTCACCCGCATGCAGAAGCGCGTCGCCCGCCGGCTGCCCTCGGTCCTGACCGTCTCCGGCACCTCCCGCCAGGAGATCGTCGACCACCTCGGCGTCCGCGACGACCGCATCCACGTCGTCCACATCGGCGCCGACACCGACCTGTTCAAGCCGGACGCGTCCGTACGACGGGTGCCCGGCCGGATCGTCACCACCTCCAGCGCCGACGTCCCGCTCAAGGGCCTCATCTACCTCGTCGAGGCCCTCGCCAAGGTCCGCGTCGAACACCCCGACGCCCACCTCGTCGTCGTCGGCAAGCGCGCCGAGGACGGACCCGTAGCCCAGGCCATCGAGCGGTACGGCCTCGAAGGCGCCGTCGACTTCGTCAAGGGCATCACCGACGCCGAACTCGTCGACCTGGTCCGCTCGGCCGAGATCGCCTGCGTCCCGTCGCTCTACGAGGGCTTCTCCCTCCCGGCGGCGGAGGCCATGGCCACGGGAACACCGCTGCTGGCGACGACCGGCGGAGCGATCCCCGAGGTCGCAGGACCGGACGGAGAGACCTGCCTCGCCGTCCCACCCGGCGACGCGGGGGCGCTGGCCGCCGGTCTGGGCCGGTTGCTGAGCGACCCGGAGTTGAGGGCTCGGCTCGGCGCGGCCGGACGTGAGCGGGTACTGGCGAAGTTCACCTGGGCCCGGGCCGCAGAGGGAACGGTGGCCAGGTACCGAGACGCGATGGGTCGCTCCGCGACCCCGCTTCCCGGCCGCTCCGCGGCCTCAGTGACTGTGACAGGCATCTCATCCGAAAGCAGGGCCACGTGCTGA
- a CDS encoding ferredoxin yields MGDRWQVEVDRSICIGSAQCVHRAQGAFRLDSGMQSHPVEPETDANEKVLEAAENCPVEAIMITLLGSGEPVFPPEE; encoded by the coding sequence ATGGGCGACCGCTGGCAAGTGGAGGTCGACCGGTCGATCTGCATCGGCTCGGCCCAGTGCGTCCACCGCGCCCAGGGCGCCTTCCGGCTCGACTCCGGCATGCAGTCCCACCCCGTGGAGCCGGAGACCGACGCCAACGAGAAGGTCCTGGAGGCCGCCGAGAACTGCCCGGTCGAGGCGATCATGATCACGCTGCTGGGCAGCGGGGAGCCGGTGTTCCCGCCCGAGGAGTGA
- a CDS encoding aldehyde dehydrogenase, with translation MTELVEHGQLFIGGELTDPHGKDVIEVISPHTEEVIGRVPHAAQADVDAAVAAARRAFDEGPWPRMSLDERIEVVTRIKDGILTRHEEIARVISSENGSPYSWSVLAQALGAMMVWDAAITVARNFTYEEQRDGVLGKILVRREPVGVVAAVVPWNVPQFVAAAKLAPALLTGCTVILKPSPESPLDAYLLAEITREAGLPEGVLSILPADREVSEYLVGHPGVDKVSFTGSVAAGKRVMEVASRNLTRVTLELGGKSAAVVLPDADVESTVAGVVPAAWMNNGQACVAQTRILLPRSRYDEFADAFAAAASALVVGDPLDPATQVGPLVAQRQQRRNLDYIRIGQEEGAKILTGGGRPPGLDKGWYVEPTLFGDVDNSMRIAREEIFGPVICLLPYGDEAEAAKIANDSDYGLSGSVWTADVAHGIEFARGVRTGTYNVNTFSLDMFGPFGGYKNSGLGREFGPEGYGEFLEHKMIHLPAGWEA, from the coding sequence ATGACCGAGCTCGTGGAACACGGACAGCTGTTCATCGGCGGGGAGTTGACCGACCCCCACGGCAAGGACGTCATCGAGGTGATCTCCCCGCACACCGAGGAGGTCATCGGACGCGTCCCGCACGCCGCGCAGGCGGACGTGGACGCCGCCGTCGCCGCCGCCCGGCGCGCCTTCGACGAGGGGCCCTGGCCGCGGATGAGCCTCGACGAGCGCATCGAGGTCGTCACCCGGATCAAGGACGGCATCCTCACCCGGCACGAGGAGATCGCCCGCGTGATCTCCTCCGAGAACGGGTCGCCGTACTCCTGGAGCGTCCTCGCGCAGGCGCTCGGCGCGATGATGGTGTGGGACGCGGCGATCACCGTCGCACGGAACTTCACGTACGAGGAGCAGCGCGACGGCGTGCTCGGGAAGATCCTCGTGCGGCGCGAACCGGTGGGCGTCGTCGCGGCCGTGGTGCCGTGGAACGTCCCGCAGTTCGTCGCCGCCGCCAAGCTCGCGCCCGCGCTGCTCACCGGCTGTACGGTGATCCTCAAGCCGTCGCCGGAGTCCCCGCTGGACGCGTATCTGCTCGCCGAGATCACGCGGGAGGCCGGGCTGCCGGAGGGCGTGCTGTCGATCCTCCCCGCCGACCGTGAGGTCAGCGAGTACCTGGTCGGGCATCCGGGCGTGGACAAGGTCTCCTTCACCGGGTCGGTGGCCGCGGGCAAGCGCGTGATGGAGGTCGCGTCACGGAACCTGACCCGGGTCACCCTCGAACTGGGCGGCAAATCGGCGGCGGTCGTGCTGCCGGACGCGGACGTCGAGTCGACGGTCGCCGGTGTCGTCCCGGCCGCCTGGATGAACAACGGCCAGGCGTGCGTCGCCCAGACCCGCATCCTCCTCCCGCGCTCCCGCTACGACGAGTTCGCGGACGCCTTCGCGGCGGCGGCGAGCGCGCTGGTGGTCGGCGACCCGCTGGACCCGGCGACGCAGGTCGGGCCCCTGGTGGCGCAACGCCAGCAGCGACGCAACCTCGACTACATACGGATCGGCCAGGAGGAGGGCGCGAAGATCCTCACCGGCGGCGGCCGTCCGCCCGGCCTGGACAAGGGCTGGTACGTGGAGCCCACCCTCTTCGGCGACGTCGACAACTCCATGCGGATCGCCCGCGAGGAGATCTTCGGCCCGGTCATCTGCCTTCTCCCGTACGGCGACGAGGCCGAGGCCGCGAAGATCGCGAACGACTCCGACTACGGGCTCAGCGGCAGCGTGTGGACGGCGGACGTGGCCCACGGCATCGAGTTCGCGCGCGGGGTGCGGACGGGCACGTACAACGTCAACACCTTCAGCCTGGACATGTTCGGCCCGTTCGGCGGCTACAAGAACTCAGGGCTCGGGCGGGAGTTCGGGCCGGAGGGCTACGGCGAGTTCCTCGAACACAAGATGATCCATCTGCCGGCCGGCTGGGAGGCGTGA
- a CDS encoding TetR family transcriptional regulator has product MPAQAKPPARPVKPVKVEAGTVRTDSPPLTERQEARRRRILHASAQLASRGGFDAVQMREVAESSQVALGTLYRYFPSKVHLLVATMQDQLEHMHGTLRKKPPQGETAAERVAETLMRAFRALQREPHLADAMVRALTFADRSVSPEVDQVSRQTTVIILDAMGLADPTPDQLSAVRVIEHTWHSALITWLSGRASIAQVKIDIETVCRLIDLTAPEDT; this is encoded by the coding sequence ATGCCAGCGCAAGCCAAGCCACCGGCCAGACCGGTCAAGCCGGTCAAGGTCGAAGCCGGTACGGTGCGGACCGACTCGCCGCCGCTCACCGAACGGCAGGAGGCCCGTCGGCGCCGCATCCTGCACGCGAGCGCCCAACTGGCGAGCCGGGGCGGCTTCGACGCCGTGCAGATGCGGGAGGTCGCGGAGTCCTCCCAGGTGGCGCTCGGCACGCTGTACCGGTATTTCCCCTCCAAGGTGCATCTGCTGGTCGCGACCATGCAGGACCAACTGGAGCACATGCACGGCACGTTGCGGAAGAAGCCCCCGCAGGGCGAGACGGCGGCCGAGCGGGTCGCGGAGACCCTGATGCGCGCTTTCCGCGCCCTCCAGCGCGAGCCGCATCTGGCCGACGCGATGGTCCGCGCCCTCACCTTCGCCGACCGCAGCGTCTCCCCCGAGGTCGACCAGGTCTCCCGGCAGACCACGGTGATCATCCTGGACGCGATGGGGCTCGCGGACCCGACTCCGGACCAGCTCTCCGCGGTCCGGGTCATCGAGCACACCTGGCACTCGGCGCTGATCACCTGGCTCTCGGGGCGGGCCTCCATCGCCCAGGTCAAGATCGACATCGAGACGGTGTGCCGACTGATCGACCTCACGGCACCGGAGGACACATAA
- a CDS encoding prenyltransferase/squalene oxidase repeat-containing protein, whose product MTTPRTEHLVLPGVLTAEQAAATVAGILAVQREDGAIPWFRGHHLDPWDHTEAAMALDAAGEHEAAERAYDWLARHQNTDGSWYAAYQDGDFAEVTDRGRETNFVAYMAVGVWHHYLSTGDDTFLDRMWPSVYAAMEYVLRLQQPGGQIGWKGEEDGSFTTDALLTGSSSIHHALRCALAIAEQREEAQPDWELAVGALRHAIRRHPERFLDKDRYSMDWYYPVLGGALTGVEAKSRVEKDWDRFVVPGLGVRCVVPNPWVTGGESAELALALWAMGESDRALEILQSIQHLRDEESGLYWTGYVFEDDAIWPRELTTWTAGSLLLAVAALGGDEATCQVFGGEQLPKGLDPDCCA is encoded by the coding sequence GTGACCACTCCCCGGACAGAACACCTGGTCCTGCCCGGGGTGCTGACCGCCGAGCAGGCCGCCGCGACCGTCGCCGGCATCCTCGCCGTACAGCGGGAGGACGGCGCGATCCCCTGGTTCCGCGGCCACCACCTCGACCCGTGGGACCACACCGAGGCCGCGATGGCCCTCGACGCGGCCGGCGAACACGAGGCGGCGGAGCGGGCGTACGACTGGCTGGCCCGGCACCAGAACACGGACGGCTCCTGGTACGCGGCGTACCAGGACGGGGACTTCGCCGAGGTCACCGACCGGGGCCGCGAGACCAACTTCGTCGCCTACATGGCCGTAGGGGTGTGGCACCACTACCTCTCGACCGGCGACGACACCTTCCTGGACCGCATGTGGCCGTCGGTCTACGCGGCGATGGAGTACGTCCTGCGGCTGCAACAGCCCGGCGGCCAGATCGGCTGGAAGGGCGAGGAGGACGGCAGCTTCACGACGGACGCGCTGCTGACCGGCTCCTCCTCCATCCACCACGCGCTGCGGTGCGCCCTGGCCATCGCCGAACAGCGCGAAGAGGCCCAACCGGACTGGGAGTTGGCGGTAGGGGCACTGCGCCACGCGATCCGCCGCCATCCGGAGCGGTTCCTGGACAAGGACCGCTACTCGATGGACTGGTACTACCCCGTCCTGGGCGGCGCGTTGACGGGCGTGGAGGCCAAGTCCCGGGTGGAGAAGGACTGGGACCGCTTCGTCGTCCCCGGCCTCGGGGTGCGCTGCGTCGTCCCCAACCCGTGGGTGACGGGCGGCGAGTCGGCCGAACTCGCCCTGGCCCTCTGGGCGATGGGCGAGTCCGACCGCGCGCTGGAGATCCTCCAGTCCATCCAGCACCTGCGGGACGAGGAGTCCGGCCTGTACTGGACGGGCTACGTCTTCGAGGACGACGCGATCTGGCCGCGGGAACTCACGACCTGGACGGCCGGATCGCTGCTGCTCGCGGTCGCCGCGCTGGGCGGCGACGAGGCGACCTGCCAGGTCTTCGGCGGGGAACAGCTGCCGAAGGGCCTGGACCCGGACTGCTGCGCCTGA
- a CDS encoding class I SAM-dependent methyltransferase: MLTVDFSRFPLAPGDRVLDLGCGAGRHAFECYRRGAQVVALDQNAEEIREVAKWFAAMKEAGEAPEGATATAMEGDALALPFPDESFDVVIISEVMEHIPDDKGVLAEMVRVLKPGGRIAVTVPRYGPEKVCWALSDAYHEVEGGHIRIYKADELLAKIREAGLKPYGTHHAHALHSPYWWLKCAFGVDNDKALPVKAYHKLLVWDIMKKPLATRVAEQALNPLIGKSFVAYATKPHLPRVDAK; this comes from the coding sequence GTGCTGACCGTCGACTTCTCCCGGTTCCCGCTCGCCCCGGGCGACCGCGTCCTGGACCTCGGCTGCGGAGCCGGCCGGCACGCGTTCGAGTGCTACCGGCGCGGCGCCCAGGTCGTCGCCCTGGACCAGAACGCCGAGGAGATCCGCGAGGTCGCGAAGTGGTTCGCGGCGATGAAGGAGGCCGGCGAGGCCCCCGAGGGCGCCACCGCCACCGCCATGGAGGGCGACGCCCTCGCGCTCCCCTTCCCGGACGAGTCCTTCGACGTCGTGATCATCTCCGAGGTCATGGAGCACATCCCGGACGACAAGGGCGTACTCGCCGAGATGGTGCGGGTGCTCAAGCCCGGCGGCCGGATCGCCGTCACCGTCCCGCGCTACGGCCCCGAGAAGGTCTGCTGGGCGCTCTCCGACGCCTACCACGAGGTCGAGGGCGGCCACATCCGCATCTACAAGGCGGACGAACTGCTCGCGAAGATCCGCGAGGCCGGCCTCAAGCCGTACGGCACCCACCACGCGCACGCGCTGCACTCCCCGTACTGGTGGCTGAAGTGCGCGTTCGGCGTCGACAACGACAAGGCGCTGCCGGTGAAGGCGTACCACAAGCTCCTGGTCTGGGACATCATGAAGAAACCGCTCGCGACCCGGGTCGCCGAGCAGGCCCTCAACCCGCTGATCGGCAAGAGCTTCGTGGCGTACGCGACCAAGCCGCACCTGCCGCGGGTGGACGCCAAGTGA
- a CDS encoding nuclear transport factor 2 family protein has protein sequence MDPLERLLAERACERLIIDFVHRLDLGEPGSVAELFTEDGVWEWPPPGGDGRRSEGREALRAYFGSRPADRLSRRVMSNILVTVTSPDTATATSYFTTYRVDGHEGDAQGPVPPGPPVQVGQYEDEFRRSAEGTWLLAARRLRLPFGGPTPVRTGRS, from the coding sequence ATGGACCCCTTGGAACGACTCCTGGCCGAGCGCGCCTGCGAACGCCTGATCATCGACTTCGTCCACCGCCTCGACCTCGGCGAACCGGGCTCCGTCGCCGAGCTGTTCACCGAGGACGGCGTCTGGGAGTGGCCGCCGCCGGGCGGTGACGGGCGGCGCTCCGAGGGCCGGGAGGCGTTGCGGGCGTACTTCGGCTCCCGACCGGCGGATCGCCTCTCGCGCCGGGTGATGTCGAACATCCTCGTCACCGTCACGTCCCCGGACACGGCGACGGCGACCTCGTACTTCACGACGTACCGCGTCGACGGCCACGAGGGCGACGCCCAGGGCCCGGTCCCGCCGGGTCCGCCGGTGCAGGTGGGTCAGTACGAGGACGAGTTCCGCAGGTCGGCGGAGGGTACGTGGCTGCTGGCGGCGCGGCGGCTGAGGCTGCCGTTCGGGGGGCCGACGCCGGTCAGGACGGGAAGGTCATGA
- a CDS encoding tetratricopeptide repeat protein yields the protein MIRRAGPGREAAARAPRGEGDPAYWNLGIAATIQRDWATARDAWVGFGIRLPDGEGEITGRFGHACVRLDTGGEREVVWVERLCPTRGRVVNVPVTGGRRYGEIVVHDGAPNGERIVDGTTFPVFDELLLLQESELPTLEVTVAAGERADLEALVGLFTEHGYGVEPASSLRMLCACCSEGTHEQQRSVEAGAQRLALAAPPEEARRLLERWAAEAAIGRSWSGLEPVG from the coding sequence TTGATCCGCCGGGCAGGCCCTGGCCGCGAGGCCGCCGCCCGCGCGCCACGGGGGGAAGGCGACCCGGCGTACTGGAACCTCGGTATCGCGGCGACCATCCAGCGTGACTGGGCGACGGCACGGGACGCCTGGGTGGGCTTCGGCATTCGACTCCCGGACGGGGAGGGCGAGATCACCGGCCGCTTCGGACACGCGTGCGTGCGGCTCGACACGGGCGGCGAGCGGGAGGTCGTATGGGTCGAACGGCTGTGTCCGACCCGCGGCCGGGTGGTGAACGTGCCCGTCACCGGCGGACGGCGCTACGGCGAGATCGTCGTCCACGACGGCGCCCCGAACGGCGAGCGGATCGTCGACGGCACCACCTTCCCCGTCTTCGACGAACTGCTGCTCCTCCAGGAGTCCGAGCTGCCGACCCTGGAGGTGACCGTCGCCGCGGGCGAGCGCGCCGACCTGGAAGCGCTGGTCGGCCTGTTCACCGAGCACGGCTACGGCGTCGAGCCCGCGAGCAGCCTCCGGATGCTGTGCGCCTGTTGCAGCGAGGGCACCCACGAGCAGCAGCGCAGCGTCGAGGCGGGCGCCCAGCGGCTCGCGCTCGCGGCCCCGCCGGAGGAGGCGCGCCGGCTGCTGGAGCGGTGGGCGGCGGAGGCGGCGATCGGACGGAGCTGGAGCGGGCTGGAGCCGGTCGGATAG
- a CDS encoding LLM class F420-dependent oxidoreductase, with product MRLGLALGYWGRGPNPEHVPLAQEAERLGYDSVWTAESWGSDVFTPLTWIAAHTTTIKLGTAVAQMAARSPTTTAMHALTLDHLSGGRMMLGLGLSGPQVVEGWYGRPFPKSPLTATREYVDVVRQVLRREGPVEVDGRFHSHPYTGPDATGLGKPLKPITHPLRPGLPVLLGAEGPKNIAQTTRIADGWLPLYWSPTRPEVYEASLADAPDGFLVAPMAQVRVCDDIAEGLLPVKTMLGFYIGGMGHARRNFHADLMARMGYEEEARRIQRLFLEGRREEAVLAVPDAFADEISLVGPRERIAERLELWRKGPVTDLLALAPDRATLRVLAELNPT from the coding sequence ATGCGGCTCGGTCTCGCGCTCGGCTACTGGGGGCGTGGCCCCAACCCGGAGCACGTTCCGCTCGCGCAGGAGGCCGAGCGGCTCGGTTACGACTCCGTGTGGACCGCCGAGTCCTGGGGGTCGGACGTCTTCACGCCCCTCACCTGGATCGCCGCCCACACCACAACCATCAAGCTCGGCACCGCCGTTGCCCAGATGGCGGCCCGCTCCCCCACCACCACCGCGATGCACGCCCTCACCCTCGACCACCTCTCCGGCGGCCGCATGATGCTCGGCCTGGGCCTGTCCGGGCCGCAGGTGGTGGAGGGCTGGTACGGCCGTCCGTTCCCCAAGTCGCCGCTCACCGCGACCCGCGAGTACGTCGACGTCGTACGCCAAGTCCTGCGCCGCGAGGGGCCCGTCGAGGTCGACGGCCGCTTCCACTCCCACCCCTACACCGGCCCCGACGCCACCGGCCTCGGCAAACCCCTCAAGCCCATCACCCACCCCCTCCGCCCCGGCCTCCCGGTCCTCCTCGGCGCCGAGGGCCCCAAGAACATCGCCCAGACCACCCGTATCGCCGACGGCTGGCTCCCCCTGTACTGGTCCCCCACCCGCCCCGAGGTGTACGAGGCCTCCCTCGCCGACGCCCCCGACGGTTTCCTCGTCGCGCCGATGGCCCAGGTGCGGGTCTGCGACGACATCGCCGAAGGTCTGCTCCCGGTGAAGACCATGCTCGGCTTCTACATCGGCGGCATGGGCCACGCCCGTCGCAACTTCCACGCCGACCTCATGGCCCGCATGGGGTACGAGGAGGAGGCGCGCCGGATTCAGCGGCTGTTCCTCGAAGGCCGCAGGGAGGAGGCGGTGTTGGCCGTCCCCGACGCCTTCGCCGACGAGATCTCCCTCGTCGGGCCGCGTGAACGCATCGCCGAGCGGCTGGAGTTGTGGCGGAAGGGGCCGGTGACCGATCTGCTCGCGCTGGCGCCGGACCGCGCCACCCTGCGGGTGCTGGCGGAGCTCAACCCGACGTGA
- a CDS encoding phosphotransferase produces the protein MEITGRLIGSGRASDVYEIDDDWVLRRDREGYADALAEAAVMEHLRGHGYPVPQVRLDASSRSDLVMRRLHGPTMLAAFAAGRIDAREAGTVLAQLLRRLHAVPGRIVHLDLHPDNVMLTDDGPYVIDWANAEEGDPGLDWGMSAVILAQVAVGEEAIAEPARAMLAALLADPSEVTEEGLAEARRRRAVNPTMSRAETELLGAAEDLIRTYRS, from the coding sequence ATGGAGATCACGGGGAGACTCATCGGCTCGGGGCGGGCGTCCGACGTGTACGAGATCGACGACGACTGGGTGCTGCGGCGCGACCGGGAGGGGTACGCCGACGCCCTGGCGGAAGCGGCCGTCATGGAACATCTGCGCGGGCACGGCTACCCCGTACCCCAGGTGCGGCTGGACGCCTCCTCGCGCAGCGACCTCGTCATGCGGCGGCTGCACGGGCCGACCATGCTGGCCGCCTTCGCCGCCGGGCGGATCGACGCCCGGGAGGCGGGGACGGTGCTGGCACAGCTGCTGCGGCGGCTGCACGCCGTTCCGGGACGGATCGTCCACCTCGATCTCCATCCCGACAACGTGATGCTCACCGACGACGGGCCCTACGTCATCGACTGGGCCAACGCCGAGGAGGGCGACCCGGGGCTCGACTGGGGCATGTCCGCCGTGATCCTCGCCCAGGTCGCCGTCGGTGAGGAGGCGATCGCCGAGCCCGCCCGCGCGATGCTGGCCGCGCTGCTCGCCGACCCGTCCGAGGTCACGGAGGAGGGGCTGGCGGAGGCACGCAGGCGGCGGGCGGTCAATCCGACCATGAGCCGCGCCGAGACCGAACTGCTCGGTGCCGCCGAGGACTTGATCAGGACCTACCGGTCATGA
- a CDS encoding MBL fold metallo-hydrolase, whose protein sequence is MTQVSDHGGGVRSARVPIPDNPLGYTLVYVVDTDAGPVLVDTGWDDPASWDTLAEGLEACGTSPTDIHGVVITHHHPDHHGLSGQVREASGAWIAMHAADAAIVRRTGETRPERWFAYMTAKLEAAGAPEDHVAPLRTARPRRLPGFSPAVPDREIVPGDLLPLPGRRLRAIWTPGHTPGHVCLHLEEQHPARLPGHGRLFSGDHLLPEITPHIGLYEDPDDATVTDPLGDYLDSLERVGRLAPAEVLPAHQYVFTDAPARVRELLTHHEERLDGLRTLLVEPLTPWQVAERMEWNRPWAEIPYGSRNIAVSEAEAHLRRLVKLGRAEAVAGSEPVTYVAV, encoded by the coding sequence ATGACACAGGTCAGTGATCACGGCGGCGGCGTCCGGTCCGCTCGAGTCCCCATCCCGGACAACCCCCTGGGCTACACGCTCGTGTACGTCGTCGACACCGACGCCGGCCCGGTACTGGTCGACACCGGATGGGACGACCCGGCGTCCTGGGACACCCTCGCCGAGGGCCTGGAGGCATGCGGCACCTCACCCACCGACATCCACGGGGTGGTGATCACCCATCACCACCCGGACCACCACGGCCTGTCGGGCCAGGTGCGGGAGGCGTCCGGCGCCTGGATCGCGATGCACGCGGCGGACGCGGCCATCGTCCGCCGCACCGGCGAGACCCGCCCCGAGCGCTGGTTCGCCTACATGACGGCCAAGTTGGAGGCGGCGGGCGCCCCCGAAGACCATGTGGCCCCCCTCCGCACCGCCCGCCCGCGCCGCCTCCCCGGCTTCTCCCCCGCCGTACCGGACCGCGAGATCGTCCCCGGCGACCTCCTGCCCCTCCCCGGCCGCCGCCTGCGCGCGATCTGGACGCCGGGCCACACCCCGGGCCATGTCTGCCTCCACCTGGAGGAACAGCACCCGGCCCGACTCCCCGGCCACGGCCGCCTGTTCTCCGGCGACCACCTGCTCCCCGAGATCACCCCGCACATCGGCCTGTACGAGGACCCCGACGACGCCACCGTCACCGACCCGCTCGGCGACTACCTCGACTCCCTGGAACGCGTCGGCCGCCTCGCCCCCGCGGAGGTCCTCCCCGCCCACCAGTACGTCTTCACCGACGCGCCCGCCCGGGTACGGGAGTTGCTGACCCATCACGAGGAACGCCTCGACGGGCTGCGCACGTTGCTCGTCGAGCCGCTCACGCCCTGGCAGGTCGCCGAGCGCATGGAGTGGAACCGTCCCTGGGCCGAAATCCCTTACGGATCGCGGAACATCGCCGTCTCGGAGGCGGAGGCGCATCTGCGGCGCCTGGTGAAGCTGGGCCGGGCGGAGGCGGTGGCGGGGAGCGAGCCGGTGACGTACGTGGCGGTGTGA